In Penicillium psychrofluorescens genome assembly, chromosome: 5, a single window of DNA contains:
- a CDS encoding uncharacterized protein (ID:PFLUO_007618-T1.cds;~source:funannotate) → MSTQDSKTVLFTHTHPQQGFRLLELPPDLDELLSSKDAPVLELKSPSAALAQAVTTDPSAPEYVNICTPTKTYRIRQVQSSNSLHILRPSLGHISRADIKVVEEEAGESGALNLPNEAVTTIAKCGSTLELHTPPEGFSERLFLEKTLRLYDRRSEDTDDGDGDLEMGDAPRATASLGPTEMREHICADIPMSTAQCDGGWTELCAFVHGKQQLAGWRPSARARLNVWKRLMEGAILQGIDLEKQFLVGDLWKSVLDDDETSEPPFPRPLLEAVVRRLCVPDERPPLAEELKWASFDKVECTQWIGETYLAAMASTPASAIGRSEFLRAWKDCLPESWREEVVLSKLSDGSYKSPDPTSIYFVETSQRQQISKAAAAGSAPAASTKTTRNWHELLKAQKSR, encoded by the exons ATGTCGACCCAGGACTCAAAGACCGTGCTCTTCACACATACCCACCCCCAGCAGGGTTTTCGATTGCTGGAACTCCCTCCGGACCTGGATGAGCTGCTGTCTTCCAAAGATGCTCCCGT ACTTGAGCTCAAatccccctccgccgcgctTGCCCAAGCAGTCACCACCGACCCCAGCGCCCCCGAATACGTGAACATCTGCACCCCGACAAAAACCTACCGCATTCGCCAAGTCCAGTCCTCCAACTCGCTgcacatcctccgcccaAGTCTTGGGCATATCTCCCGGGCAGACATCAAAgtcgtcgaagaagaggccggCGAGAGCGGCGCCCTGAACCTGCCCAACGAGGCTGTGACGACTATCGCGAAGTGCGGGTCAACGCTGGAATTACATACCCCTCCGGAGGGATTCTCAGAACGTCTATTCTTGGAGAAAACGCTGCGACTGTACGACCGGCGGAGTGAGGATACcgacgatggtgatggtgatctTGAGATGGGAGATGCGCCGCGCGCGACAGCTAGCTTGGGGCCCACGGAGATGAGGGAGCACATATGTGCTGATATCCCCATGTCCACAGCACAATGTGACGGGGGGTGGACGGAGCTCTGTGCGTTCGTACATGGGAAACAACAGCTCGCGGGCTGGAGGCCCTCGGCTAGAGCGCGGTTGAATGTGTGGAAGCGCTTGATGGAGGGTGCGATCTTGCAAGGCATCGATCTGGAGAAACAGTTTCTTGTAGGGGATTTGTGGAAGTCCGTTCTTGACGACGATGAGACTTCGGAACCGCCTTTCCCCCGGCCTCTCCTTGAAGCGGTCGTGCGGAGACTCTGTGTGCCTGATGAACGACCACCATTGGCAGAGGAACTTAAGT GGGCAAGTTTTGACAAAGTTGAGTGCACACAATGGATTGGGGAGACATATCTAGCGGCTATGGCTTCGACACCGGCTTCTGCCATTGGCAGAAGCGAATTTCTGCGCGCGTGGAAAGACTGCTTGCCCGAGTCTTGGAGAGAGGAGGTTGTTTTGTCCAAGCTGAGC GACGGCTCATACAAGAGCCCGGATCCAACAAGTATATACTTCGTTGAAACGTCACAACGACAGCAAATCAGCAaagctgccgctgctggatCGGCTCCAGCGGCCAGTACCAAAACAACCCGAAACTGGCATGAGCTCCTCAAAGCTCAAAAGAGCCGCTAA
- a CDS encoding uncharacterized protein (ID:PFLUO_007620-T1.cds;~source:funannotate) translates to MTTFSAPVPATRSLPTNQSALAASFTNFLTVSVHQILFLRSVYPRATFLPVRAYNYPVRQSRHPKVCDYINDASIAVGTEILKGTITAVSIIISSLRTNQPLERYAFDLSDFPRVPAGEVNTTFEDRPDDSSAPGASVTDRGPAPTSVDLEAQFRACLARLASACARLTPLPRDDEFSFTVCIEVREDALPPAGTTKEEQTWIVAEPGKVHLRSCTAPFSVSKLRNGEPQQPPPRVSNGRAKTVPVRRVEAGELRLELWVEEARQKFNEPVESGQPP, encoded by the coding sequence ATGACCACCTTCTCCGCTCCGGTCCCTGCTACCCGATCGCTGCCTACGAATCAGTCGGCATTGGCGGCCTCCTTCACTAATTTCCTCACCGTCTCCGTCCACCAAATACTATTCCTGCGTTCCGTCTACCCGCGCGCAACGTTCCTCCCCGTGCGGGCCTACAACTACCCCGTCCGGCAATCTCGCCATCCCAAAGTGTGTGATTACATCAACGATGCATCCATCGCGGTCGGAACAGAGATCTTGAAAGGCACAATCACCGCAGTCAGTATTATTATTTCATCTCTCCGCACAAATCAGCCTCTCGAACGATATGCCTTTGATCTGTCGGACTTTCCCCGCGTCCCTGCTGGAGAGGTAAACACCACATTTGAGGATAGGCCAGACGATTCATCAGCGCCAGGTGCCTCCGTCACGGACCGGGGCCCCGCGCCGACCTCGGTCGACCTCGAAGCACAATTCCGGGCTTGCCTGGCACGACTCGCGTCAGCCTGTGCCCGACTGACTCCACTGCCCCGGGATGATGAATTCAGCTTCACTGTCTGCATCGAAGTGCGGGAGGACGCGCTACCCCCGGCGGGGACAACCAAAGAAGAGCAGACCTGGATCGTGGCGGAACCTGGCAAGGTTCACCTGCGATCCTGTACAGCACCATTCTCGGTGTCAAAACTGCGCAATGGCGAGCCTCAACAGCCGCCACCCCGAGTGTCAAATGGCCGTGCCAAAACAGTGCCGGTACGACGTGTGGAGGCCGGGGAACTGCGGTTGGAGCTGTGGGTGGAAGAGGCACGGCAGAAGTTTAACGAACCGGTGGAGTCGGGACAGCCGCCATGA
- a CDS encoding uncharacterized protein (ID:PFLUO_007616-T1.cds;~source:funannotate), producing the protein MRAVRFHGREDIRVDEIEEPVCGNSQVKPDLHEYLAGPKTVPVHPHPVTGAKLPTTLGHEFSGTVEEVGSGVTGLEVGDKVAVKPNLSDGTCPRCQIGRINCCDNLGFIGYSSDAGGLSDHVVVDKKHAFLLPESIPLDIGALVEPLAVAWHAVSRIPIQDTDAVLVIGAGPIGLAIIQVLKARGIKNIIVAEVSERRRLFAQTLGAATVLNPTEVDVSAQVRALTGDAGGTDIAFECSGVQAGLDTAIASIRVRGTTVIVSLWEKKPVIDAFAVVLFEKHVTGAAVYDEADFHAVIGAIASGEIKPAPMITSKISMHDVVEKGFRALINEKDKHVKILIDINA; encoded by the exons ATGCGAGCTGTTAGATTCCACGGACGAGAGGATATCCGCGtcgatgagattgaggagcCGGTGTGCGGCAACAGTCAGGTCAAG CCAGATCTCCACGAGTATCTCGCCGGACCAAAGACCGTCCCTGTCCATCCGCACCCCGTCACCGGGGCAAAGCTCCCCACCACTCTAGGCCATGAATTCAGTGGGACCGTTGAAGAAGTCGGCTCCGGAGTCACCGGGCTGGAGGTTGGTGACAAGGTCGCTGTTAAGCCTAATCTGAGCGATGGGACGTGTCCGAGATGCCAGATTGGCAGAATTAACTGCTGCGATAATTTGGGCTTCATTGGGTATAGCA GTGACGCTGGGGGTCTCTCAGACCATGTAGTAGTGGACAAGAAACATGCGTTTCTCTTACCAGAGTCTATCCCTCTGGATATCGGAG CTTTGGTCGAGCCTCTCGCTGTCGCCTGGCACGCAGTCAGCCGCATTCCCATTCAGGATACAGACGCCGTGCTAGTAATCGGAGCAGGGCCCATCGGTCTGGCTATTATCCAGGTGCTAAAGGCACGCGGTATCAAAAACATCATCGTCGCAGAAGTATCCGAGCGACGACGTCTATTTGCGCAAACCCTTGGCGCCGCAACGGTCCTGAATCCAACCGAAGTGGACGTGTCTGCGCAGGTCCGTGCCCTAACTGGCGATGCAGGTGGGACAGACATTGCCTTTGAATGTTCTGGGGTGCAAGCAGGGCTGGACACAGCCATTGCTAGTATTCGAGTGCGCGGGACTACGGTTATCGTGTCATTGTGGGAAAAGAAGCCCGTCATCGATGCATTCGCTGTCGTCCTGTTCGAGAAGCATGTCACTGGAGCCGCAGTGTACGACGAGGCAGATTTTCATGCTGTGATTGGCGCAATTGCTTCGG GCGAAATTAAACCAGCGCCAATGATCACTAGCAAAATCAGCATGCACGACGTGGTCGAGAAAGGGTTCCGGGCTCTCATCAATGAGAAAGACAAGCATGTCAAGATTTTGATCGATATTAACGCATGA
- a CDS encoding uncharacterized protein (ID:PFLUO_007619-T1.cds;~source:funannotate) — protein MIAADVTALPPGDSPDLILVPATPEERIASLKLNSVAWAGPLDLKTYIAREDHLFSQRLTRDGLTCWILVDRTQPEGQRTILSSCESYRKKALLAHDGQVEDVATHGIGSVYCRPEFRGKGYAKRMLEELSRHLDTWKMEKEPRKRALFTILFSDIGKHFYAQFGWRAFMSSHMGLKPIADGSHTNGVPGSAQIRDLFAEDVHTHICSDKVLTQLRDQMRAESQKRPGAKIAITPDFDHFVWHWAREEFFSETMLPDHAPPVIKGACDDQARVYCAWNRVFGDDPSANVLYILRWVYDDPTSPQEEEVIVHAMAAILRRAQREAQEWNLRSVEFWNPTPLLQKAAALLDPDVQLVHREKSSISSLRWTGAEQGLGKDVEWWLNEKYTWC, from the coding sequence ATGATTGCCGCAGACGTCACCGCCCTCCCACCAGGCGACTCGCCAGACTTGATTCTCGTGCCCGCCACACCGGAAGAGCGCATCGCCTCCCTCAAGCTGAACAGCGTCGCATGGGCCGGCCCGCTAGACCTGAAGACCTACATTGCGCGCGAGGACCATCTCTTCTCGCAGCGGCTGACGCGCGACGGGCTGACATGCTGGATCCTCGTCGACCGCACCCAGCCCGAGGGTCAGCGCACCATCCTCAGCTCGTGCGAGTCGTACCGTAAAAAGGCCCTGCTGGCGCATGACGGCCAAGTTGAAGACGTGGCGACCCACGGCATTGGCAGCGTGTACTGCCGGCCGGAATTCCGGGGGAAGGGTTACGCAAAGCGTATGCTCGAGGAGCTGAGCCGTCACCTGGATACGTGGAAAATGGAAAAGGAGCCCCGCAAGCGCGCGCTCTTCACGATCCTCTTCTCGGATATCGGGAAGCATTTCTACGCCCAGTTTGGGTGGCGGGCGTTCATGTCCTCGCATATGGGCCTGAAGCCGATTGCGGATGGCAGCCACACAAACGGTGTACCGGGAAGCGCACAGATAAGAGACCTCTTTGCCGAGGACGTGCATACCCACATTTGCAGCGACAAGGTTCTTACCCAGCTGCGCGACCAGATGCGCGCGGAATCGCAAAAAAGGCCAGGTGCCAAGATCGCCATCACGCCCGACTTCGACCACTTCGTGTGGCACTGGGCGCGAGAGGAGTTTTTCTCAGAGACCATGCTCCCGGACCACGCTCCACCCGTCATCAAGGGCGCATGCGATGACCAGGCGCGCGTGTACTGCGCGTGGAATCGGGTTTTCGGAGACGACCCTTCCGCCAACGTTCTGTATATTCTGCGGTGGGTGTACGATGACCCCACAAGCCcccaggaagaagaggttATTGTGCacgccatggctgcgatCTTGCGGCGGGCTCAGCGGGAGGCCCAGGAGTGGAATCTGCGTTCTGTGGAGTTCTGGAACCCTACGCCCCTGCTGCAGAAAGCGGCGGCTCTGCTGGATCCGGATGTCCAGCTTGTGCATCGCGAAAAGAGCAGTATCTCCAGTTTGCGGTGGACTGGCGCAGAGCAAGGGTTGGGTAAGGATGTGGAATGGTGGTTGAATGAGAAGTACACTTGGTGCTGA
- a CDS encoding uncharacterized protein (ID:PFLUO_007617-T1.cds;~source:funannotate), with the protein MNRHHAYSKGYPRGGTFSPSPSRFQPRFQPALRRRRQLFQRLFLLGGVTFLFTILIFPSWRAAVLPALSLGLLSSSFEDLQLETVRYYDLSKVQGTEMGWERGERVLMCTPLRDASSHLPMFFSHLRNLTYPHNLIDLAFLVSDSRDDTLGMLSRMLQEIQNDPDPKMSFGEISVIQKDFGQKVQQDVESRHGFEAQASRRKLMAQARNWLLNATLRPTHSWVYWRDADVETAPFTIIEDLMRHNKDVIVPNVWRPLPDWLGGEQPYDLNSWQESETALALAETLDEDAVIVEGYAEYATWRPHLAYLRDPYGDPDMEMELDGIGGVSILAKARVFRAGVHFPAFSFEKHAETEGFGKMAKRMGFSVIGLPHYTIWHLYEPSVDDLRRMEEMELERQAREREEQERAQHKESGPSKAQDAADTVYVYSESDKDSEEGLAAQPAPHAEKGASNGHAKH; encoded by the exons ATGAACAGACACCACGCATATTCCAAGGGCTATCCTCGCGGGGgcaccttctccccctcgCCCAGCCG CTTCCAACCTCGCTTCCAACCCGcccttcgccgccgtcgccaacTCTTCCAACGGCTGTTTCTCCTCGGAGGCGtcaccttcctcttcacGATCCTGATCTTCCCTTCCTGGCGCGCCGCAGTTCTTCCGGCCCTGTCCCTCGGCTtgctctcctcctccttcgaaGACCTACAACTCGAGACCGTGCGCTACTATGATCTGTCGAAGGTGCAGGGAACCGAGATGGGATGGGAACGAGGGGAGCGAGTTCTCATGTGCACACCGCTGCGCGATGCCTCGTCGCACCTGCCCATGTTCTTCTCGCATCTCCGCAACCTGACCTACCCACACAATCTTATCGACCTCGCATTTCTGGTGTCAGACTCACGCGATGACACCCTCGGCATGCTGTCCCGTATGCTCCAGGAAATCCAGAATGACCCAGACCCAAAGATGAGCTTTGGAGAGATCTCAGTCATCCAAAAGGATTTCGGGCAGAAGGTGCAGCAAGATGTGGAAAGCCGGCACGGCTTCGAGGCGCAGGCCAGTCGGCGGAAGTTGATGGCCCAGGCCCGGAATTGGTTGTTAAATGCAACGCTGCGTCCGACGCACAGCTGGGTCTACTGGCGAGATGCGGATGTAGAGACGGCTCCTTTTACCATCATCGAAGACTTGATGCGACACAACAAGGACGTCATTGTACCAA ATGTTTGGCGTCCACTTCCGGATTGGTTGGGTGGAGAGCAACCGTATGATCTGAATTCGTGGCAAGAATCGGAGACGGCATTGGCCCTCGCGGAAACTCTCGATGAAGACGCGGTCATTGTAGAGGGATACGCCGAGTATGCGACCTGGCGGCCTCATCTTGCCTACCTTCGCGACCCCTATGGCGACCCGGAcatggagatggagctggacgGAATCGGGGGTGTGAGCATTCTGGCCAAAGCCAGGGTGTTCCGTGCCGGCGTTCACTTCCCAGCGTTCAGCTTCGAAAAGCATGCGGAGACCGAAGGATTCGGCAAG ATGGCCAAACGAATGGGCTTTTCGGTGATTGGACTACCACACTATACGATCTGGCATCTGTATGAGCCTAGTGTGGACGATCTGCGCCgcatggaggagatggagctggagcgaCAGGCCCGTGAGCGTGAAGAACAGGAGCGCGCCCAGCACAAGGAGAGCGGGCCGTCCAAGGCACAGGATGCCGCGGACACTGTCTATGTTTACAGCGAATCCGACAAGGATTCCGAGGAGGGCTTGGCTGCGCAGCCTGCACCACACGCTGAAAAAGGTGCTTCCAATGGCCATGCCAAGCACTAA